A genomic region of Friedmanniella luteola contains the following coding sequences:
- a CDS encoding bifunctional metallophosphatase/5'-nucleotidase produces the protein MSSPSRVARRLGALSMAAAVALSITVPVAADAAPRRPGAKPKTVAVRVMSFNDLHGNLANPTGSSARVQIGGGKTLENNGGAAYLARHVEMLRYGHPNSVLLSTGDSIGASPLASALFHDEPTVEVLNAMGVKASVVGNHEFDEGLAELRRIEHGGCHPTDGCDFRTSYEGTDFPFLGANITFESGKRAFQPFSIQKQGGVKIGVIGVTLRDLPDVVTPAAVAGLRFTDEVAAINRTSKLLQSMGVKAQVVLMHQGDETSGTGSPNSCDLGEEQLARQIASRSTARVDAFFAGHTHQAENCTVTDPAGHPRPLIQGLSFGRLISVVDLAVSTRTQDVVRSRTRATNVVVTRDVRPDAEVQAIVDRAVDQAAPLANRQIGSTTGALLRGSAPEQPLGDVIADAQLAATTGNGAQVAITNPGGIRADLDAGPVTYGEAFSVQPFANILQTITLTGAQLDAVLEQQQKTAAVQPTWLQVSSTLGYTWTTSAAPGSKVSKITVAGQPVDPAASYRVTVNNFLAAGGDGFDVFAQGTGLTGGPIDLDAFVAYLSAHPALVAPAADRITVVP, from the coding sequence ATGTCCTCCCCCTCCCGCGTCGCGCGCCGGCTCGGTGCCCTGTCGATGGCCGCCGCTGTGGCGCTGTCGATCACGGTCCCCGTCGCCGCCGACGCCGCCCCGCGCCGCCCCGGCGCCAAGCCGAAGACCGTCGCCGTCCGCGTGATGAGCTTCAACGACCTGCACGGCAACCTCGCCAACCCCACCGGCTCCTCCGCGCGCGTGCAGATCGGCGGCGGGAAGACCCTGGAGAACAACGGTGGCGCCGCCTACCTGGCCCGCCACGTCGAGATGCTGCGCTACGGGCACCCCAACTCGGTGCTGCTCAGCACCGGTGACAGCATCGGCGCCTCGCCGCTCGCCTCCGCCCTGTTCCACGACGAGCCGACCGTCGAGGTCCTGAACGCGATGGGGGTCAAGGCCTCCGTCGTCGGCAACCACGAGTTCGACGAGGGCCTGGCCGAGCTGCGCCGGATCGAGCACGGGGGCTGCCACCCCACCGACGGCTGCGACTTCCGGACCTCCTACGAGGGCACCGACTTCCCCTTCCTCGGCGCCAACATCACCTTCGAGAGCGGCAAGCGCGCCTTCCAGCCCTTCAGCATCCAGAAGCAGGGCGGGGTGAAGATCGGCGTCATCGGCGTCACGCTGCGCGACCTGCCCGACGTCGTCACCCCCGCCGCCGTCGCGGGGCTCCGGTTCACCGACGAGGTCGCCGCCATCAACCGCACCTCGAAGCTGCTCCAGTCGATGGGCGTCAAGGCCCAGGTCGTGCTGATGCACCAGGGCGACGAGACCAGCGGCACCGGTAGCCCGAACTCCTGCGACCTCGGCGAGGAGCAGCTGGCCCGCCAGATCGCCAGCCGCTCGACCGCCCGCGTCGACGCCTTCTTCGCCGGCCACACCCACCAGGCCGAGAACTGCACCGTGACCGACCCGGCCGGCCACCCGCGGCCGCTGATCCAGGGCCTGTCCTTCGGTCGGCTCATCTCGGTCGTCGACCTCGCCGTCAGCACCCGCACCCAGGACGTCGTCCGCAGCCGCACCCGGGCCACCAACGTCGTCGTGACCCGGGACGTCCGCCCCGACGCAGAGGTCCAGGCCATCGTCGACCGTGCGGTCGACCAGGCGGCGCCGCTGGCCAACCGGCAGATCGGCAGCACGACCGGGGCCCTCCTCCGCGGGAGCGCGCCCGAGCAGCCGCTCGGTGACGTGATCGCCGACGCGCAGCTCGCCGCGACCACCGGCAACGGCGCCCAGGTCGCCATCACGAACCCGGGCGGGATCCGCGCCGACCTCGACGCGGGCCCGGTCACCTACGGTGAGGCGTTCTCAGTGCAGCCGTTCGCGAACATCCTGCAGACCATCACCCTGACGGGCGCGCAGCTCGACGCGGTGCTGGAGCAGCAGCAGAAGACCGCCGCCGTGCAGCCGACCTGGCTGCAGGTGTCCTCGACGCTGGGCTACACGTGGACCACCTCGGCGGCCCCGGGCTCCAAGGTCTCGAAGATCACGGTCGCCGGGCAGCCGGTCGACCCGGCGGCCTCGTACCGGGTGACGGTCAACAACTTCCTCGCCGCCGGTGGCGACGGGTTCGACGTCTTCGCCCAGGGCACCGGCCTGACGGGCG
- a CDS encoding class I SAM-dependent methyltransferase, which produces MDPTVSANRAVWEAASAKHVREFDELLEDGRRGGSLVPVELAVLAPLLAPAPLVVHLQSGHGLDDLDLVRHGARGVVGVDYSTVAAGAAQQRSALLTSPCHYVVAEVPRVPLASGCTDLVYTGKGALIWMRDLDAWAREVARLLRPGGHLVVHEAHPLVPLWTWDADEPRVRPDRSYFARTHVNDSFPAGGAVEWQWSLGELVTALAGAELVVQRLAEHPEPFWRPGGVDAAAWDGRLPNTFTLLAVHG; this is translated from the coding sequence GTGGACCCGACGGTGAGCGCGAACCGGGCCGTCTGGGAGGCGGCGTCGGCCAAGCACGTGCGCGAGTTCGACGAGCTGCTCGAGGACGGCCGCCGCGGCGGGTCGCTGGTGCCGGTGGAGCTGGCGGTGCTCGCTCCCCTGCTCGCCCCGGCTCCGCTGGTGGTGCACCTGCAGAGCGGCCACGGCCTCGACGACCTGGACCTCGTCCGGCACGGGGCCCGCGGCGTCGTGGGGGTGGACTACAGCACCGTCGCCGCTGGTGCGGCACAGCAGCGGTCCGCCCTGCTGACGTCGCCCTGCCACTACGTCGTCGCCGAGGTGCCGCGGGTGCCGCTGGCCTCCGGCTGCACCGACCTCGTCTACACCGGCAAGGGCGCGCTGATCTGGATGCGGGACCTGGACGCCTGGGCCCGGGAGGTCGCCCGGCTGCTCCGGCCCGGCGGGCACCTGGTGGTCCACGAGGCGCACCCGCTGGTCCCGCTGTGGACCTGGGACGCCGACGAGCCGCGGGTCCGGCCCGACCGCAGCTACTTCGCCCGCACCCACGTCAACGACAGCTTTCCCGCCGGTGGCGCGGTGGAGTGGCAGTGGTCGCTGGGTGAGCTCGTCACCGCGCTCGCCGGTGCCGAGCTGGTGGTGCAGCGGCTGGCGGAGCACCCCGAGCCGTTCTGGCGGCCGGGCGGGGTCGACGCCGCCGCGTGGGACGGGCGGCTGCCGAACACCTTCACCCTGCTCGCCGTGCACGGCTGA
- a CDS encoding glutamate synthase subunit beta, whose product MADPRGFITTPRKVAERRPVAERVRDWNEVYPGTPGRALLPIISEQAGRCMDCGIPFCHTGCPLGNLIPEWNDLVWRSDWDEALERLHATNNFPEFTGRLCPAPCETACVVGINRDPVTIKNVEVAIIDKAWDEHRVLPQPPEWHTGRTVAVIGSGPSGLAAAQQLTRAGHTVAVFERAEEPGGLMRFGIPEFKMEKYVLDRRIQQMKDEGTNFRCGVEVGVKITGQQLKERYDAVVLAVGSTVARDLPVPGRELTGIHQAMEFLPHANRYARGKIEQPPISAAGKHVVIIGGGDTGADCLGTAIRQGATSIRQLEIMPTPPEERPAHQPWPTYPMTYRVSSAHEEAGERIYSVSTSRFNGDEQGRVTSLTLSEVRFEGGKLVPVEGTEQEIPADLVLLAMGFVGPEKDSVISQLGVTLDERGNVKRDHDYATDVPGVFVAGDAGRGQSLIVWAIAEGRACAAGVDEYLSGSTKLPKPIPPTARQMMV is encoded by the coding sequence ATGGCTGACCCCCGCGGGTTCATCACCACGCCCCGCAAGGTCGCCGAGCGGCGGCCGGTGGCCGAGCGCGTGCGCGACTGGAACGAGGTCTACCCCGGGACGCCGGGGCGGGCCCTGCTGCCGATCATCTCCGAGCAGGCGGGGCGCTGCATGGACTGCGGCATCCCGTTCTGCCACACCGGCTGCCCGCTGGGGAACCTGATCCCCGAGTGGAACGACCTGGTCTGGCGGAGCGACTGGGACGAGGCGCTCGAGCGGCTCCACGCGACCAACAACTTCCCGGAGTTCACCGGGCGGCTGTGCCCGGCGCCGTGCGAGACGGCGTGCGTCGTCGGCATCAACCGCGACCCGGTCACCATCAAGAACGTCGAGGTCGCGATCATCGACAAGGCCTGGGACGAGCACCGCGTGCTGCCCCAGCCGCCCGAGTGGCACACCGGCCGCACCGTCGCCGTCATCGGCTCGGGCCCGTCGGGGCTGGCCGCGGCCCAGCAGCTGACCCGGGCGGGGCACACCGTCGCCGTCTTCGAGCGGGCCGAGGAGCCGGGCGGGCTGATGCGCTTCGGCATCCCCGAGTTCAAGATGGAGAAGTACGTCCTCGACCGGCGCATCCAGCAGATGAAGGACGAGGGCACCAACTTCCGCTGCGGCGTCGAGGTCGGGGTGAAGATCACCGGCCAGCAGCTCAAGGAGCGCTACGACGCCGTCGTGCTGGCCGTCGGCTCGACCGTCGCCCGCGACCTGCCGGTGCCCGGCCGCGAGCTCACCGGCATCCACCAGGCGATGGAGTTCCTGCCGCACGCCAACCGGTACGCCCGCGGCAAGATCGAGCAGCCCCCGATCTCGGCGGCGGGCAAGCACGTCGTGATCATCGGCGGCGGCGACACCGGCGCCGACTGCCTGGGGACGGCGATCCGGCAGGGCGCCACCTCCATCCGGCAGCTGGAGATCATGCCTACCCCGCCCGAGGAGCGCCCCGCGCACCAGCCGTGGCCGACCTACCCGATGACCTACCGGGTCTCCTCCGCGCACGAGGAGGCGGGGGAGCGGATCTACTCCGTCTCCACCTCCCGCTTCAACGGCGACGAGCAGGGCCGGGTGACCTCGCTGACCCTGTCCGAGGTCCGCTTCGAGGGCGGCAAGCTCGTCCCCGTCGAGGGCACGGAGCAGGAGATCCCCGCCGATCTCGTGCTGCTGGCCATGGGCTTCGTCGGCCCCGAGAAGGACTCGGTCATCTCCCAGCTCGGCGTCACCCTCGACGAGCGGGGCAACGTCAAGCGCGACCACGACTACGCCACCGACGTGCCAGGCGTGTTCGTGGCCGGTGACGCCGGCCGCGGTCAGTCGCTGATCGTCTGGGCGATCGCGGAGGGCCGGGCCTGCGCGGCCGGGGTGGACGAGTACCTGTCCGGGTCCACCAAGCTGCCGAAGCCCATCCCGCCCACGGCCCGGCAGATGATGGTCTGA